Genomic segment of Maricaulis maris:
GCTCGTCCGGGCTGGGCGCGGCGGCGGGCCCGGACGATCTGCAGGGCCAGCTGACGAGCGAATATCTCGTCGAAGGCAAGGCGTTCCCGCTCCGGGGCGTCGGCTTCCAGCGCTGACGCCTGCTGCGGAGCGTGCAAGGCTTTCACCGCCGGCCGGAACGCCGGCCAGCCATGTGTCCCGCGCAGATCGCCCGGGATCCATTCCGGTAGCTCGGGAACAAAGGTGAGGGCGCCCTCGACCGCGCGCCGCATGACCTTTGCGGTGAGCCCGGCCGTAAGCGGATAAACCGGCTCGACGAGCGCCATGTCCGACGCCTCGTCCTCGGTCACCACGAGGGCGGGGTGGACGATCTGGATCTCCGAGCCGAAGCGTTCGACCTTGCCGGAGATCACCCGCGTCTCGCCCTCGGGCAGCAGCTTGGCCAGATAATCGCGACGGGCGTGGAAAAAGATCAAATGCAGAAACCCGGTCTCGTCGCGCAGGCGCACCTTGTAGGGCTGGCCCTGACGCTGGGCCGGGATGTGCGTCTCGACGGTTGCCGTGAGCGTGGCGATCATGCCGGTCGGGGCGTCAGCGATGTGAACCCGCTGGGTCCGGTCGACCAATCCGGTCGGCGGCGTGAACAGCACATCGCGGATGCGGCCACCGCAGACCTTCTCCACGAGCGTCGCCAGCCGCGGGCCGATACCGGGCAGCTTGGTCACATCCTGGAACAGCGGAAAGAGAATCTCTGGGCGCATGGATTGCACCTTATCGGCAAGTTGTGCGGCTGCCACCGGTCGACGACGGCGATGGGGAGGACTATATGCCCCCGTCATGACAGATCACATCGAAACCCAACGCAAGAAACTCCGCATCCGGGCCTGGCGGCGCGGCTTCAAGGAAGCCGATCTCATCCTCGGGCGCTATGCCGATTCCCACCTCGACGGGCTGTCCCCGGAGGAGCTGGATTTCTTCGAGGCCCTGCTCGATGAGCTGGACGCCGATATCTATGCCTGGATCCTTGGCAAGCAGCCGACGCCGGAGCGTTTTGAAGGCCCGGTGATGGAGGCCCTCAGGGGCTTCCGCGTCGAGGCCGACGCGGCCTATGGCGACGGTCCGAAGGAATAGGACCGGTGGCAGCTGAGACGCGGACCGGCGTATCCGAAATCGAGATGGTCGCTGCGGTGCATGGCCGTGCGACCGTATGCGGCGCGCCGGAAGGCCTTGATGCCCTTGTCTTTGCTGACACGGCGCGCCTGCGTGGCGGCGTCAATATCTTCATCGCCCGTGACGATTCGCGCGCTGCGGCCTTTGTCGCCGCGCTGCAATTCTTCGCCCCGGATACCGAGCTCTTGCGCCTGCCGGCCTGGGATTGCCAGCCCTATGACCGTATTTCGCCCAGCCCGCGGGTCGCGGCCCGACGCGCGGCGACCCTGGCGAAGCTGGCCTCCGGAGCGCTGACCGGGACCACACTGGTGGTCACCACCGTCAACGCGATGGCCCAGCGCTGCCCGCCGCGCGAAGTCCTGCAACAGGCCGGACTGTCTCTGCGGCCCGGCGGCACCGTCGATATCGACGAGCTGACCCGCCACTTCACGGTTAATGGCTATGCCCGCACGGCGACGGTGATGGAGCCGGGCGATTTCGCGGTGCGCGGCGGTGTCGTCGACGTCTATCCCCCCGGCGCCGCCGAGCCGGTCCGTCTCGACTTCTTCGGCGATACGCTCGAATCGATCCGCGCCTTCGACCCGGAGACCCAGCGCTCGCTGCGTCAGCTCAAGGGGATCGAATTCACACCGGTGAGTGAGGTCCTTCTCGACGAAGCGAGCATTTCGCGTTTCCGCTCCGGTTTCGTGAAGACCTTTGGCGCCGTGCGCGGCGGCGACCCGGTCTATGAAGCGGTCAGCGCTGGCGCCCGGCCGGCCGGCGTCGAGCACTGGATGCCGCTGTTCTATGATCAGCTGGAAACGCCCTTCGACTATCTGCCCGAAAACACCCTGATCTCGACCGACCACCTCGCTGATGAAGCGCTCGATGAGCGTCTCAGCCAGATCAAGGATTATCACGACTCGCGCATTGCGGCCGGTGAGACACGGCACGAATCGGCGCTCTCGGCACCGGCCTATCGGGCCTTGCCGGCCGACGCCCTCTATTTTGCGACGGACGACTGGGAGCGCGCCCTCGGTGAACGTCCGGTCCGTCGCTACACGGCTTTCCGCGAGCCCGGGCCGCAGAGCATTGATATCGGTGGCAAGCAGGGCCGCGGCTTCACGGCTGAGCGCAGCGCCGAGAACACCAATGTCTTTGACGCCGTGGCCGGCCATATCAAGGCGCTGTGCGAGGCAGGCAAGACGGTCCTCCTGGCCTCCTGGACCGGTGGCGCCTCGGAACGTCTTTCAAGCGTTCTCGGCGATCATGGCATTGCCCGGATCCCACTGGTCGAGAACTGGCGCGATGTCGCTTCCGGCGGCAAGGGCGGGGTGTGCCGCGCCGTGCTGCCTTTGGAGCGGGGCTTCGAGACCGAAACCCTTGCCGTCCTCTCGGAACAGGACATTCTCGGTGACCGGCTGGCCCGGCCCCGCAAGAAACGGCGATCCGCAGACATTATCGTTGAGGCCGGATCAATGTCGCCGGGCGATCTTGTCATCCATGCCGATCATGGCCTGGGACGCTTCATTGGTCTGAAGACCCTGCCGGTGCAGGACGCGCCACACGATTGCATCGAGCTGGAATATGCCGGTCAGGCCAAGCTCTACCTGCCGGTGGAGAATATCGAGCTGCTGTCGCGCTATGGCGCCGACTCGGAGACCGCGCAGCTCGACAAGCTGGGCGGCGTTGCCTGGCAGGCACGCAAGGCCAAGGCCAAGAAGCGCCTGCGCGACATGGCCGACCAGCTGATCAAGATCGCGGCGGAACGTCTGGCCCGCAAGGCCGATCCGATTGAGCCGGCGAGCGGCATTTTCGATGAGTTCTGCTCGGCCTTCCCCTATCCGGAAACCGACGACCAGCTCAACGCCATCGACGATGTCCTGACCGATCTCGGGCGGGGCGGGCCGATGGACCGTCTGATTTGCGGCGATGTCGGATTCGGCAAGACCGAAGTCGCCCTGCGCGCGGCTTTCGTGGTCGCCATGAGCGGCCAGCAGGTGGCCGTCGTGGCGCCAACGACCTTGCTTGCCCGGCAGCACTACAAGACCTTCAGCGATCGCTTCCGTGGCTGGCCGGTGAAGGTGCGCCTTCTCTCGCGTCTGGTGACGGCCAAGGAAGCCCAGGCCACCCGTGAGGAGTTGGCCGACGGCAAGGTCGAGATCGTGATCGGTACGCATGCCCTGCTGGCCAAGACCGTGACGTTCAGCGATCTCGGCCTGCTGATCGTCGACGAGGAGCAGCATTTCGGGGTCAAGCACAAGGAAAGGCTGAAGGAATTACGTTCCGACGTACACGTCCTGACGCTCACTGCGACGCCGATTCCGCGGACCTTGCAGCTCGCTTTGACCGGGATTCGCGACCTTTCTATCATCGCCACGCCACCGGTCGACCGTCTCGCGGTTCGTACCTATGTGGCGCCGTTTGACCCGGTCAGCGTCCGCGAGGCCCTGTTGCGCGAGAAATACCGGGGCGGACAGGCCTTCTTTGTCGTGCCGCGCATTGCCGACCTGGAAGACACCGTCAGCTATCTGCGCGAAAGCGTGCCCGAAGTGACCTTCGTCGCGGCCCATGGGCAGATGGCGGCCTCCCAGCTCGAGGACATCATGACCGCCTTCTATGAGGGCCGTTATGACGTGTTGCTGTCGACCACGATCGTTGAATCCGGGATCGATATCCCGACCGCCAACACGCTGATCGTTCACCGCGCCGACCAGTTCGGCCTGTCCCAGCTCTACCAGCTGCGCGGCCGCGTCGGCCGGTCCAAGACCCGGGCCTATGCCTATCTGACGACACCGATGCGCCGCAAGATCACCGAGAGTGCGGAGAAGCGTCTCAAGGTCATGCAATCGCTTGATTCGCTGGGTGCCGGCTTCACGCTGGCCTCGCACGATCTGGATCTGCGCGGCGGTGGCAACCTGCTCGGCGAGGAGCAGTCCGGTCACATCAAGGATGTTGGCGTGGAGCTCTATCAGTCCATGCTGGAGGAGGCGGTGGCCTCGCTGCGCTCTGGTGGTGACGAGAGTGACGAGAGCGACTGGTCGCCGCAGATCAATGCCGGCGGTGCCGTGCTGATCCCGGATTACTACGTGCCCGACCTCGATGTGCGCCTGCAACTCTATCGCCGTCTGTCATCACTGGAGAACAAGACCGAGCGCGAATCCTACGCCGCCGAGCTGATTGACCGCTTTGGTCCGTTGCCGCGTGAGGTCGAGACCCTGCTGCGTGTGGTCGCCGTCAAGGCGCTGTGCAAGACGGCCGGGGTCGAGAAGGTCGATGCCGGACCGAAGGGTGCGGTCATCCATCTGCGCAATGACAGCTTTATCGATCCGGCGGGGCTGATCGCCCACATCTCGGCCAATCCTGCCCTGTTCAAGGTCCGTCCCGATCGCAAGATTGTCCTGCGCGCGGAATGGGATGAGCCGGAAGACCGGTTGCGGGCCATCGAGCGGGCACTGGCACCGCTCGCCGACCTTGCCATGCGTGCACGACAAGCCGAAACGGCTGGCGCCTAGGCGCTGGCGATAACCGGGTGAGGGCGGGCCAGGCTGCGCACGGCGCGCTCGACGAGTGCCTCCGCTGTCTCGCCCGGCCGGGTCTGGACCGGGGCCGCGCGGACGGTGAGACGGAAGGGCCGCAAGGGATCATCGCCTTCAAAGGCCGTGCATTCGGCGATCGCGGCAACGCGCGCTGCAACCGAATCAATCCCGGTCGCGTCCGTGAACGGCAGGGCTGCGAGGAAGACGTCCTCGTCAAACCGGGCAGCGGCGTCCTCGGTCCGCAGCAAGTGCCGGAGCATGGCGGCAA
This window contains:
- the mfd gene encoding transcription-repair coupling factor; this encodes MVAAVHGRATVCGAPEGLDALVFADTARLRGGVNIFIARDDSRAAAFVAALQFFAPDTELLRLPAWDCQPYDRISPSPRVAARRAATLAKLASGALTGTTLVVTTVNAMAQRCPPREVLQQAGLSLRPGGTVDIDELTRHFTVNGYARTATVMEPGDFAVRGGVVDVYPPGAAEPVRLDFFGDTLESIRAFDPETQRSLRQLKGIEFTPVSEVLLDEASISRFRSGFVKTFGAVRGGDPVYEAVSAGARPAGVEHWMPLFYDQLETPFDYLPENTLISTDHLADEALDERLSQIKDYHDSRIAAGETRHESALSAPAYRALPADALYFATDDWERALGERPVRRYTAFREPGPQSIDIGGKQGRGFTAERSAENTNVFDAVAGHIKALCEAGKTVLLASWTGGASERLSSVLGDHGIARIPLVENWRDVASGGKGGVCRAVLPLERGFETETLAVLSEQDILGDRLARPRKKRRSADIIVEAGSMSPGDLVIHADHGLGRFIGLKTLPVQDAPHDCIELEYAGQAKLYLPVENIELLSRYGADSETAQLDKLGGVAWQARKAKAKKRLRDMADQLIKIAAERLARKADPIEPASGIFDEFCSAFPYPETDDQLNAIDDVLTDLGRGGPMDRLICGDVGFGKTEVALRAAFVVAMSGQQVAVVAPTTLLARQHYKTFSDRFRGWPVKVRLLSRLVTAKEAQATREELADGKVEIVIGTHALLAKTVTFSDLGLLIVDEEQHFGVKHKERLKELRSDVHVLTLTATPIPRTLQLALTGIRDLSIIATPPVDRLAVRTYVAPFDPVSVREALLREKYRGGQAFFVVPRIADLEDTVSYLRESVPEVTFVAAHGQMAASQLEDIMTAFYEGRYDVLLSTTIVESGIDIPTANTLIVHRADQFGLSQLYQLRGRVGRSKTRAYAYLTTPMRRKITESAEKRLKVMQSLDSLGAGFTLASHDLDLRGGGNLLGEEQSGHIKDVGVELYQSMLEEAVASLRSGGDESDESDWSPQINAGGAVLIPDYYVPDLDVRLQLYRRLSSLENKTERESYAAELIDRFGPLPREVETLLRVVAVKALCKTAGVEKVDAGPKGAVIHLRNDSFIDPAGLIAHISANPALFKVRPDRKIVLRAEWDEPEDRLRAIERALAPLADLAMRARQAETAGA
- a CDS encoding succinate dehydrogenase assembly factor 2, translated to MTDHIETQRKKLRIRAWRRGFKEADLILGRYADSHLDGLSPEELDFFEALLDELDADIYAWILGKQPTPERFEGPVMEALRGFRVEADAAYGDGPKE